The following proteins come from a genomic window of Maniola hyperantus chromosome 8, iAphHyp1.2, whole genome shotgun sequence:
- the LOC117984573 gene encoding uncharacterized protein — protein MELISLIKGQQELFEQLRKAERNLRKANQEMRSKYSYLTARMEALDKLEDAFSQNHLEIVAKATSEQTLQLPYFKDDLQDNFQEFFLQYKSLLKEYIAFINPTTMTTKATTSTSAVTNVNSLEVKLPRIELPKFSGKYTEWQSFFDMFVSLIHENSTLAPVQKLHYLKSNLSGEPEMLLRNFPTTDANYTEAWEQLTKRYNNERYNCNSIMKTLFGQKTVQNESASALKLLLDTTTSCLKALNNLNIKTDQWDAIILHLVVTKLDHESHRQWEQEVSKTSDELPTWSQLEAFLETRFRSLEMIDSKHTSTTKPTQRKNIQQEVNTKAFHSAVEEKVSTTEQTCAMCDGSHFIYYCAEFKTLPVIERQKLVETKKLCFNCMAPTHPVIRCHQRTSCRRCGRKHHTLLHFEKEDKQAFDTARPTEKQAEQSTSDETTVVANFSRGELRTYHVLLATAIVKTAPTTGSHALRALIDQGSQASFVSEDTVQLLGLKRTNVNGKVFSLGDGQLSIKHAVSIKVESRYEPGKNITVNAYVIKSLTSLLPSHEVHIPDWLELKNLSLADPGFASPGRVDVLLGADVYGEIMLSGIKKSPYGNLIAQNTIFGWIVSGKVSPDLHSETITSLHVQVEEDKLLRNREIENEINTTERKTTREEKLYEEKHEKTTIREREDGNVILSLPFKTTELQCQYGKSCDIDTRKEYLLERNLRNNTTLANEHNMLENHEHWKIETGWVLKREIDNIEDAQKDDRVKIPTDELYQTVQHYTKQDQKHNYSEDILSLEIKDCVTKQSALSILRPLFKENGILRVGKCQSEGEESYDVNNTNISSAKGHLSQLTILSTHTNTPNDGPQKGTSFKRYKYWTSRVRKKEAGVRGGNVQARRVVGDCTLGRA, from the coding sequence ATGGAGTTAATAAGCCTAATAAAAGGTCAACAAGAATTGTTTGAGCAGTTGAGAAAGGCTGAGCGCAACCTTAGGAAAGCCAACCAAGAGATGCGGTCAAAATATAGTTATTTGACTGCTAGAATGGAAGCGTTGGATAAATTAGAAGATGCATTTAGTCAAAATCACTTGGAAATTGTTGCAAAAGCTACATCAGAGCAGACACTACAGTTACCATATTTTAAGGATGATTTGCAGGAcaattttcaggaatttttctTACAATATAAATCTCTTCTAAAGGAGTATATTGCATTTATAAATCCAACCACCATGACTACAAAGGCAACTACGAGCACGAGTGCAGTGACAAATGTAAACAGCTTAGAAGTTAAATTGCCTAGAATTGAACTTCCTAAATTCTCTGGCAAATATACCGAGTGGCAATCCTTTTTTGACATGTTTGTCTCACTTATACACGAGAATAGCACACTTGCGCCAGTACAAAAATTACACTACttaaaatcaaacttatcagGAGAACCAGAAATGTTATTGAGAAATTTTCCTACAACAGATGCTAATTACACGGAAGCCTGGGAACAATTAACTAAACGCTACAACAATGAGAGATATAACTGTAATTCAATTATGAAGACTTTATTTGGACAGAAAACTGTACAGAATGAATCTGCAAGTGCCCTTAAACTTTTACTAGATACTACAACTTCTTGTTTGAAAGCACTAAATAATCTTAACATTAAGACAGATCAGTGGGATGCTATAATTCTTCATTTAGTAGTTACAAAATTGGATCATGAGTCTCATCGACAATGGGAACAAGAAGTAAGTAAGACATCAGACGAGCTACCTACATGGTCACAGTTAGAAGCATTTTTAGAAACGAGATTCAGAAGTTTGGAAATGATTGATAGTAAACATACGAGCACTACAAAACCAACACAAAGGAAGAACATACAGCAAGAAGTAAATACTAAGGCATTTCATTCTGCAGTCGAAGAGAAAGTGAGCACTACTGAGCAGACCTGCGCGATGTGTGATGgttcacatttcatttattactGTGCTGAATTCAAAACGTTACCTGTGATTGAGAGACAGAAGTTAGTAGAAACGAAGAAGCTATGCTTCAACTGCATGGCGCCTACACATCCTGTAATTAGGTGCCACCAGAGAACTTCTTGTCGCCGGTGCGGCCGAAAGCACCATACACTGCTCCATTTTGAGAAAGAGGATAAGCAAGCGTTTGATACTGCGAGACCAACTGAGAAACAGGCAGAACAATCTACTAGTGATGAGACAACGGTGGTAGCTAATTTTTCTAGAGGTGAATTGAGGACTTATCATGTGTTGTTAGCTACTGCTATTGTGAAAACTGCGCCTACAACTGGGTCGCATGCTCTtagagcgttgatagatcagggcTCTCAAGCCTCTTTTGTTAGTGAAGATACTGTGCAATTACTAGGTCTTAAGCGTACTAATGTGAATGGTAAGGTGTTTAGTTTGGGAGATGGTCAGCTGAGTATTAAACATGCAGTTAGTATTAAAGTCGAATCGCGTTATGAACCTGgaaaaaatataactgttaatGCTTACGTTATAAAATCACTTACCTCTTTGTTACCGTCGCATGAAGTACATATCCCCGATTGGCTGGAGCTGAAAAACTTATCTCTCGCTGATCCTGGATTCGCGTCGCCTGGAAGAGTTGATGTACTACTTGGTGCTGACGTATATGGAGAAATAATGCTGAGTGGTATTAAGAAGAGCCCGTATGgaaatcttatagcacaaaacaCTATATTTGGCTGGATTGTGTCTGGAAAAGTGTCACCAGATTTACATAGTGAAACCATTACTAGTTTACATGTTCAGGTAGAGGAAGACAAGTTACTTAGAAATAGGGAAATAGAGAACGAGATTAACACTACTGAGAGAAAAACAACTAGAGAAGAGAAACTTTATGAAGAGAAACACGAGAAAACTACAATACGAGAACGAGAAGATGGAAACGTCATATTGAGTTTACCATTTAAAACTACTGAGCTGCAATGTCAATATGGAAAATCATGTGACATTGATACGAGAAAAGAATATTTGTTAGAGAGAAATCTGAGAAATAATACTACACTCGCTAACGAACATAACATGTTGGAGAATCACGAACATTGGAAGATTGAAACTGGTTGGGTATTGAAACGAGAGATTGATAACATAGAAGATGCACAGAAAGATGATAGAGTGAAAATTCCTACTGACGAGTTGTATCAAACCGTACAGCATTACACTAAACAAGATCAAAAACACAATTACAGTGAGGACATACTTTCATTGGAGATCAAAGATTGTGTTACAAAACAGAGCGCTTTATCTATTCTTCGTCCCCTTTTTAAAGAAAATGGAATTTTAAGAGTTGGTAAATGTCAGAGTGAAGGTGAAGAAAGCTACGATgtaaataatacaaatatttcTTCAGCTAAGGGTCATCTTAGCCAGCTAACCATTCTTAGTACTCACACAAATACACCAAATGATGGTCCTCAAAAAGGAACGAGTTTCAAGAGATACAAATACTGGACATCGAGAGTACGTAAGAAAGAAGCAGGTGTTCGAGGAGGTAACGTTCAGGCGAGAAGAGTCGTCGGGGATTGTACATTAGGGCGTGCTTAA